In Dromaius novaehollandiae isolate bDroNov1 chromosome 16, bDroNov1.hap1, whole genome shotgun sequence, one genomic interval encodes:
- the HM13 gene encoding minor histocompatibility antigen H13 isoform X1 has protein sequence MEQAAAHNGSGAGAAPAAGPARPPATPEGMALAYGSLVLMALLPIFFGALRSVSCAKSKNSSEMPETITSRDAARFPIVASCTLLGLYLFFKIFSQEYINLLLSMYFFVLGILALSHTISPMMNRFFPANFPNKQYQLLFTQGSGETKEEIVNYEFDTKDLVCLAMSSVVGVWYLLRKHWIANNLFGLAFSLNGVELLHLNNVSTGCILLGGLFIYDVFWVFGTNVMVTVAKSFEAPIKLVFPQDLLEKGLEADNFAMLGLGDIVIPGIFIALLLRFDISLKKNTHTYFYTSFVAYIFGLGLTIFIMHIFKHAQPALLYLVPACIGFPLLVALAKGEVTEMFSYESSAEILPHTPRLTHFPTVSGSPASLADSMQQKLSCPRRRRQQSPSAM, from the exons ATGGAGCAGGCCGCGGCGCACaacggcagcggcgccggggccgcccccgccgccgggcccgcccggccgcccgccacCCCCGAGGGCATGGCCCTGGCCTACGGCAGCCTCGTCCTCATGGCCCTGCTGCCCATCTTCTTCGGGGCGCTGCGCTCCGTCAGCTGCGCCAAGAGCAAG aacTCCTCTGAGATGCCAGAGACCATTACCAGCCGAGATGCTGCTCGTTTCCCCATTGTTGCCAGTTGTACCCTTCTGGGACTCTACCTCTTCTTTAAA ATATTCTCACAAGAGTACATCAACCTCCTGCTCTCCATGTATTTCTTTGTGCTGGGCATCCTCGCCCTGTCCCACACCATCAG CCCCATGATGAACAGATTCTTTCCTGCAAATTTCCCCAACAAACAGTACCAGCTTCTCTTTACCCAGGGCTCCGGGGAGACCAAGGAAG AAATAGTGAACTATGAGTTTGACACCAAGGATCTCGTATGCCTGGCCATGAGCAGTGTTGTCGGGGTCTGGTACCTGCTGAGAAAG CACTGGATTGCAAACAATCTCTTTGGCCTGGCGTTTTCCCTCAACGGGGTCGAGCTGCTGCACTTGAACAACGTCAGCACTGGTTGCATCTTGCTTGGGGGCCTCTTCATCTACGACGTCTTCTGG GTCTTTGGCACCAACGTGATGGTGACTGTTGCCAAATCGTTTGAGGCCCCAATAAAAT TGGTTTTCCCTcaggacctgctggagaagggTCTAGAGGCTGACAACTTTGCCATGCTGGGTCTGGGAGACATTGTCATTCCAG GGATCTTCATTGCCTTGCTGTTGCGTTTTGACATCAG CTTAAAGAAGAACACGCACACGTATTTCTACACCAGCTTTGTGGCCTACATCTTCGGGCTTGGCCTGACCATATTCATCATGCACATCTTCAAGCATGCCCAG CCGGCTCTTCTATACCTAGTCCCTGCGTGCATTGGATTCCCGCTTCTTGTGGCCTTGGCAAAGGGAGAAGTAACTGAAATGTTCAG CTATGAGTCCTCTGCTGAAATCTTGCCACACACACCAAGACTTACCCACTTCCCCACCGTGTCCGGCTCGCCGGCCAGCCTCGCTGATTCCATGCAGCAGAAGCTGTCCTGTCCCCGCCGACGCCGGCAGCAGAGCCCTAGTGCCATGTAG
- the HM13 gene encoding minor histocompatibility antigen H13 isoform X2, which translates to MEQAAAHNGSGAGAAPAAGPARPPATPEGMALAYGSLVLMALLPIFFGALRSVSCAKSKNSSEMPETITSRDAARFPIVASCTLLGLYLFFKIFSQEYINLLLSMYFFVLGILALSHTISPMMNRFFPANFPNKQYQLLFTQGSGETKEEIVNYEFDTKDLVCLAMSSVVGVWYLLRKHWIANNLFGLAFSLNGVELLHLNNVSTGCILLGGLFIYDVFWVFGTNVMVTVAKSFEAPIKLVFPQDLLEKGLEADNFAMLGLGDIVIPGIFIALLLRFDISLKKNTHTYFYTSFVAYIFGLGLTIFIMHIFKHAQPALLYLVPACIGFPLLVALAKGEVTEMFSYEETSTPKEVPGASKEETTEADKKEK; encoded by the exons ATGGAGCAGGCCGCGGCGCACaacggcagcggcgccggggccgcccccgccgccgggcccgcccggccgcccgccacCCCCGAGGGCATGGCCCTGGCCTACGGCAGCCTCGTCCTCATGGCCCTGCTGCCCATCTTCTTCGGGGCGCTGCGCTCCGTCAGCTGCGCCAAGAGCAAG aacTCCTCTGAGATGCCAGAGACCATTACCAGCCGAGATGCTGCTCGTTTCCCCATTGTTGCCAGTTGTACCCTTCTGGGACTCTACCTCTTCTTTAAA ATATTCTCACAAGAGTACATCAACCTCCTGCTCTCCATGTATTTCTTTGTGCTGGGCATCCTCGCCCTGTCCCACACCATCAG CCCCATGATGAACAGATTCTTTCCTGCAAATTTCCCCAACAAACAGTACCAGCTTCTCTTTACCCAGGGCTCCGGGGAGACCAAGGAAG AAATAGTGAACTATGAGTTTGACACCAAGGATCTCGTATGCCTGGCCATGAGCAGTGTTGTCGGGGTCTGGTACCTGCTGAGAAAG CACTGGATTGCAAACAATCTCTTTGGCCTGGCGTTTTCCCTCAACGGGGTCGAGCTGCTGCACTTGAACAACGTCAGCACTGGTTGCATCTTGCTTGGGGGCCTCTTCATCTACGACGTCTTCTGG GTCTTTGGCACCAACGTGATGGTGACTGTTGCCAAATCGTTTGAGGCCCCAATAAAAT TGGTTTTCCCTcaggacctgctggagaagggTCTAGAGGCTGACAACTTTGCCATGCTGGGTCTGGGAGACATTGTCATTCCAG GGATCTTCATTGCCTTGCTGTTGCGTTTTGACATCAG CTTAAAGAAGAACACGCACACGTATTTCTACACCAGCTTTGTGGCCTACATCTTCGGGCTTGGCCTGACCATATTCATCATGCACATCTTCAAGCATGCCCAG CCGGCTCTTCTATACCTAGTCCCTGCGTGCATTGGATTCCCGCTTCTTGTGGCCTTGGCAAAGGGAGAAGTAACTGAAATGTTCAG CTACGAGGAGACCTCTACCCCTAAGGAGGTGCCGGGGGCCTCCAAAGAGGAGACGACAGAAGCTGACAAGAAGGAGAAGTGA